The Triticum aestivum cultivar Chinese Spring chromosome 5A, IWGSC CS RefSeq v2.1, whole genome shotgun sequence genomic sequence TATCGGCTAGTAAAATCCATCTCGGAAAGCCTTGCCGACCAAGGTACGAGCAGCGGAGTGCTGTCCGCTCATGCTAGCGTGTATTTATTGAAGCAACACTCTTCCTTCCTCTTCGGATATGCATCACTAGAGGACCCCCGTGGTgcttagcttatagagctagcccTCATGAACCTTATAGGACTTAGACTACCTTATGATCCGACGTGCGTCGGTTTGGTCTTCGGGGAGATCCTTGCGGAGTAAGTATGCTAGGAGTGGCTCGTTCTAGGGTGCAATGACTGCCATGACCTCGTGAGCCGAGGTTGTTTCTTGGATGGCCGATCCGCCCACTATGTCTTCCTTCGAGTCATCCTTGGGTCGGGCAAATTGCCTTACATAATTTGACTCTGATGTTTATCTGTCCTCATGCTAGACTACAGATAACTTAAAGATCCATTCAAGGAAGATGTTTTCGGGGACTTTGTCCCGTTTGGCACCCATCCGGGCGAGGATATCAGCGACCCGGTTGCTATCTCGGGTGATATGATGAAATGCAAGCCCCTCAAACCTGGCCGAGATTTTAAGACGACATTCCTGTAAGCTTTCATCTTCGGGTACTTTGCGTCGAACTCGTCGTTTACCTGGGAGATGACGAGGTTGGAATCTCCTCGAACCTCAAGGCATTTGAGCCCATTGAGACTGCAATCCGGAGTCCGTGTAAGAGAGCTTCGTATTCGtccgcattgttggagtccgtgtacatgatTTGTAACACATATAGAATGCTATTGCCAGTTGGCGATGTAAGCACTACTCTAGCCCCTAGCCCAGCAAGCATTTTTGAACTATCGAAATACATGGTCCAATGTGAGTATGTTCTGTATTCTCTGGGAGTTTGGCCTTTGTCCATTCGGCTACGAAGTCTGCCAGcacttgagatttaatagctcgacatGGCCGGTAGGTTATTTCAAAGGGtaggagctctatggcccacttggctataCACCCCATCGCACCCCGATTATTAATTATCTCGCTTAAGGGGATGTCAGATGCCACGGTTaccgagcactcttggaagtagtgctgAAGTtttcgtgatgccatgtaaacggcgtaggctatcttttgatagtgagggtagCATGTCTTGCATGGGGTTAAGACCTCGAAGATGTAATAAACAGGCTTTTGGACTTGGAACTTGTGGCCCTCCATGTCTCGTTCGACCATGAGTACTGCGTTGACCACGTGGGTTGTGGATGAGATGTACAATATCACTAGCTCGTAGATGCCTGGTGCTGCCAAGATGGGGTTTGTGGTAAGGAGGGCTTTAATTTCTTCTAGGCCGCCGCTTCCTCCTAGGTCCATTTCAAAGTCTTTGTTTGTTTCAGGAGCCTATACGGAGGTAAGGCTTTTTGCCCAAGTCTTGAGATGAAGCGACTTAGTGTCGCCATGCAGCCTGCTAGGCTTTGAACATGCTTGAGCTCGGTTGGAACCTCTAATCGGTCCAAGGCTCGTATTGTTtccggattggcctcaattcctcgGCTAGATACGATGAAGCCGAGGAGCATGCTAGTTGGTAccctgaagacacatttctccgagttGAGTTTAATTTGATATTCCTGCAGGCTGGCAAATGTATAGCGGAGGTTGTCAACCAATCGcccgacgtgtttggttttgacaaccacatcGTCGACATAGGCCTTGACAGTTTTTCCGATATGTTTTTCCATGCATGATTGAATCAAGTGCTGGTATGTAGCGCCAACATTCTTCAACCAAAAAtgcattgtgttgaagtagaatAGCCCATATGGCATGATAAATGCTATTGCAGCCTGGTCGGAGCCCTTGATCTTTatttgatgatatcctgaatatgcatcatgAAAGCACAGCGAATCGTGTGCAGCTATGGCGTCCACGAACCCATCAATGTGTggtaatgggaaggggtccttggggcaagccttattgaggtctttgaaattgacgcacAGGCACCAGGACCTATcattctttggtaccatgaccagaTTGGCAAGCCAGTCAGGGTGTTTGATGTCTCTTAGCAATCCGGCCTCGAGGAGTTTGGTCAGTTCCTCGCCCCTCGCTTGACGCTTGGGCTCGGAGAAATGCTGAAGTGCTTGCTTGATGGGCTTATAGCCCTTTAAGATATTCAAGTTGTGCTCAGCAAGCCTGCGGGgtattcctggcatatccgaaagATGTCAGGTGAATATAtcccaattttcccaaaggaaATCGCGTAGGGCCTCGCCAATCTCTGGCTCGTGGTTAGCACCAATTGATGCTATTTTATTTGGATCTGTGGGgtgtacttgaaatttgactatgtTGTCGGCCGGCTTGAATGAGGTTGACTTTGGCTGTTTGTCGAGGATGACATCGTCCCGATCAACTTCGGGGCGTAATGACATAAGTTCCTCGGCCACGAAGGCTTTGGATAGGGATTCCAGGGCGAGTGACGTCATTTCGTTTTCGGCTTTCAGTGCTCTGTCAGGGTTGCTGAAGATGGTGATGATCCCGTTGGGGTtcggcattttgagcttcatgtagctGTAGTGTGGGACTGCTTGGAACCTTGAAAAGGCGTCCCGCCCCAGGAGGGCATGATACCCGCTCTTGAAATGATTAATATGGAACATAACTCCTTTAGATCGGTAATTATCTATGTTTCGAAGACCACATCCAAGGTGATTTTTCCGCTGCAACACGCTTCTCGTCCCATTAttatacctttaaaggtggtttgtCTCTGCTCGATGCGCGATTTATCGATTTGCATCTTCTCCAGAGTATCCACGTATaccaggtttaggctgctgccttCATCCATGAGTATCTTTCAAAGGCGGTAGCTGCCCATGATTGGGCCGAGGACCAACGCGACGGGGCACCTATTTGGGGTAGACCTCGACTAATCtttatgatcaaaggtgattggcgTATCTATCCACGTGTCCCGAGCTTGTATCTGTCGAATGGAATTTATTTCTCGGAGGGCCCGCTTGCGTTAGTTATTGGACGTAGAGGTTTCATAAATACCAGGACCTCATCGTCGCTCGAGGACTCTTCTGCATGCTAGGTTGTGCTAGTGAGGAGGGTTAGGCCTCCTTTAGCCACTTGCCTCATCACCCAGCAGCCGTGAAGGCTATGAGTGAGGTAGGAATTTAGCAAGACGTAGTGTATTGGGCATGGCTTATCCAAGAAACCATCTATGGTTATCCCAGAGCAGCTAgcgctttttcttcttttttacgAGGTTGAtcaaatgtaagtgcatctagtgccacgcctagttggttttggagtattgacgacaaacttggttgagggactactGTGTTTGTGGGATTCACAGGAGGACACATGTAAAAGTccccattgattcggtttacccatcGATGATgaaccctaaaaatgtatgaagacattgaagacaatggtggttcgtgaagacattcgtGTCGAAGATAATGACACGTGAAGACATTCGCTTGAAGATaatggagcgcgaagacatagtttctttagtagttccatttttttcattcttgagtcataggaaccaccaaacTATTAAGTGGGGTTGAGGTAAACAAAGTCAGAAAACTAAAGTGACGCTCAactaaaatcctatgtctttgagcgaagactaATGGGAGAAAATCTTATCCTgtgttggataagtcagctttgcttggaGCCCAAGTCAaactgtcgcgtgtgtttgaaatccaacTATTGGACACGTGTTGGTTGTCCATTGACCTAGGATCATCTCAGACATATCATGCCGGGTTGcctcttggctataaatagcccaccccctctACCATAAATCGGTGGCTGCTCCGAGttaagagtacggcttttgtcgtttgagagcaacccacctccggagcctttgagagagaatccttgcaagtacaaacccaaaacacccagagcccaaagagtgttaaGCATCACTGAAGCCTTTCTGTTCCGAGTGAaccgaagacttattacacttgaagactgtgatcttctactcggttaggcgtcatgttctgagcatccaagagtcattgtggattgccggtgaacaaagtctttgaaggtttgaaagtctaccttgaagacttacccgaGTGATTGGGCGATGTCTAtgcgaccttagctcaaggggaataaggtgaagacgtggtcttctgagttcaatcttagcctccctaaccagacatacagttgtcacagcaactggaactggtctaccaaatccttgtcttcattgagcaactggttctatcacttCACTCCTTCACTTATTGTTTAGCTTCATGAAGTCTTTGCTTGCCTATTCTGTtcgaagacattgtgtgaagacattCCCTATAGTTGCATATTTGTCTTCATACTAGCTTCCAAATCTGATATGTCCTACCTAGCTACTACTTATCTTTGTTCATCACTTGTATTCATACAtggctagtgtagtttatcttccgttgTATTCTGTTTAGTTACTGTtattattgtttgtcttcgaatACATTGCTTGTTTCGAAGCCCTTCATAAAaatagcctattcacccccctctagtcgataattaACACTTTCATCAACCGAGTGTGCCGCGTGCGGGGATCGTACCAAGGTACGAGCCTATCAAGTTGCAGTTTGTTGCCACATATTGAATCTGTCTTTTTCGGTCCCAGCCAGGCGTCTTCGATGTTAAATTTTTTTGACACTAGATCAGATAGCTCTGGAGGTGTTTGAACATATCGGCGGGTAAGAGCGTTCGAAACGCCTGTATCCTTGCATCCCCATGGAAAGGCCGCTATTATATCTGAGTCCTGGTAGTCCGGTATATTGTCTTTCACGGACGAAAACATGTCCCAAAACTGCCTGATCGATTCGTCAGGTAGTTGCTTCACgtagatgagatcccagacatcgaTTGGGCCCTAATTACCAGGGAAATACTCGATGTGGGAGGTGGGTGGGGGATTAATTTCAATCTTTATGGACCGTGGGCTTGACGCCCTGTCTCTTTGAGTTCGTGAAGGGCGCATAGCCGCCAGACCGGCCGTGCTGATTTGAAGATCAGACTCATCGGCTGTTTCTGGCGGGCCGTTGTCAGAGTCACTTTCTAGGAAGTACCTCAACCCTTCGCCTTTTACGAGAAGTTTGGCCGGGGTCGAGGAAAGGTCGTGGATCGCTCCTTGCTCATGAAGGAGAAGGGGCATCTCTGCGATGGGGGTTTCGAGCACGGGGATCGTGTCTTGGAGATTGGAGTCGTTGACCAACGAGCCCATCGATCCTTTGTTGATcttcacaatggaactctcaatgaaagcaccagtgtccgTGTGAAATCCGACAAACATCTGGGTAgcgggtcccgagctgtggatctcagATCGGTGGTAACAGGAACACatgagacgatgtttacccaggttcgggccctcttgatggaggtaaaaccctacgtcctattcttgtttatattgatggagatgtatcgagtacaagcttgatctacctcgagatcgtaagttgtGTTCTGACTGTAGGGCTAGGTGAATGTAATTGTGATTCGGTCCCCTCTAGGGGCTAAATCCCTTGGCTTATATACTCACCGGGTAGGGCATCTGGGGTTACATAGTCGGTATCCAGAGGAATCGCATGGAGGCGGCAGGAGAtgtcttggagtatacgtcaagttTTGGCAGAGGCAATCATGATCATGCCCAGACACGCGACTTCTGGAGTCCACCTCGAATAGAAAGAGGGCCCACCGACCCATCCGAAGACTACGGCCCGGCTGGGTCAGTACGGCTGGGTTAGTACGCCTATATTCAGGACACCGGCAGTAGGTGAATTTTTCTCTTTACAATTTTCTGATGGTATGAAAAGAAACAACGCGGCCTTGGACGTCTATTAAGACTGGTTGCTTTGTTATCACACTTGTTGTCCCTAAACTCCAGCTCTGTTAATGGCGGGTGAACAAGAGGGAGATAATTTTGTGCAACGCGCAACTTTGCTGCTTTTTGTTCTCTATTTATTCTGCTAGGAAACAAACTTGCTGTGGTGCTGCCCCATCTACCGGATCGTGCCAACTCCCACGCTCATGACCACACAGTGCACAAGCGTACATCTATGCCTCAGGATCGCACAAGACCGTGTCCGCATGCCTAAGCTAACAGAAAGAGCTAAAAAATAGCTAACTACCAAAGCGTTGCCATGGCAGTAGGAAACACTGCCATGGAAGCCGAAAACCCCTGCCATGGCATGAAAACGAGACTGGTGTTGTCACGCTAAATTATTTGCTAACAAATTCCCCTAAGCTAGTTGCGATGGCTTATTTGACCTCGATCATACCAATGCGGGCACGCAACTCTTGGAACCGAGTGCTCCGAGAGATTAGGTGAGGATGTGCGCGAGCTAGTCACCGATGGCGATGTAGTCCACGTTGATATTCCAACCTTCAATGCACTCACGAATGAGGTCCTACCACACTTCAGTGTGTTTGCTCCGGTCTTGAAACACCGGTTTCTTTCACAACTGTATTGCGGATTTCGCGTCAACGAAGATCGTGGCGGCGCCAACGTCCTTCTCGAGATGTCGCTAAGAAACCTGCTCAGCAACACCACCTAGCATGTTGTAGTGGTTGCATTGATATACTCAGACTCGAACGAACACAAGGCCATAACCTTCTGCTTCTAGGACTGCCAAGTGACTGGGCTGCCACCCAGGATAAACAAGATGTTGAACGTGCTCTGCAAAGTAGTTTTGCACACCAAGCATTAAGATTTCTGTAGCATTTTGTGATGATGGGTTGGCAAACTGAGGCCGGTAGTTTGTAAGGTGAGCGTGGTAAACATAGGTAAGTACGTGGGAAGGATAATATGCCACGTCGCAGCGATAGGGCAATTGAGCTGGCATGTTGTCCAATGTGAGGAGAGGGCGGAAACTGTTTTGTGTTTATGCAGGAGATAATGTGTTGAAAGGAGTTGTCAGGGTTGGAGTAAGCCTCTATGGTAAGTTGCTATAGAAGATCAACGATGATGACGATAACATTTCTGCAGGTAATCAAACCCCCAGGGCCACCATTTAGCAGGACATATGTTTTACCTAAGGCAAGGATATCTTCAATCCAAGAGCCACATAAGCTCCTGGGCAGCCACACTGTTTAAGGATTGGAAGTAGGGGGTCCCAAGAGAGAGAGAATCAAAGCCCATAAGATAGAAGGGAGAAGATTGGGGCAAACTTTTTCTTAACAACAAGCTGGTCTATTTGACTTAGTTTGCTGCACAGCGGTCAATCAAGCTGTTAGTGTTTTTGGCAAAAGGATTAGTGAAAGCTATTTGTTTTTTGCCAAAAAAACAGAAATTCGGTATTTTTTCTCTATAACGTGGTCACtgttattttttttagaaaagaaggatgacccctggcctctgcatctgggcgatgcatacgaccactttattaattattctcacaagaccttacaaagtaatacaacagtaagactaaagccgccgtctaagcaacaaactgtcgctacacctatccagttgatgaaagggcgcagatagtctgggcctaataccaaacagacatcgcagccaaacctaacatctaagacctaagAACCCATCCAGGACGCGTGCCGGGCATGGGTCTCgccggtccggcgtgctctcagaggccgccgctgccaactgccaccgctccatcttcagaactgtactgatgcatcaaccttgctcggtctagctatcgtcgacgccaccacagcGCCCAACGGTACCttctccctgcgcgcaaacagctgagcacgtcgcggtcgccgctgatacacctcagcaccatgctgccaagtaccaccagccgacacagcttgaagtctgtggaagatctgtcgtgcgtagcacctgccgaccaggcatgactcagcgtagcacctgtcggccaggcatgacttgacagctccaccgaagctccgtgcaagacgaagccgctccacctcccgcctttgtcttccagcgctgctccacaataGATGCTCCCAAGAGAGAGACGGCACCGTAGTACCGCCATCGTtcgatctggaagaccagatcctagggtttcccccgaagcagcacgagtgggttgacaacagttacacgacgatgccttcatcaaggtaacgacgcaaaACGCTGCCATCGCCCGCCAACGGCTCGGTTgtcaccggcaactatgtctccccgactCGTAGCCGGGACTAGCTgacggatctcgagatccgatcacccaGCCGCAGGCCGATCACCTCTGgcggaagagatgaccaccaccgccgaCTGCACCGGTGAGGACAAATCTGGCGGAGGTGCCGCCTACgcgaccaccaggccctccacgccgccgccgccgatccaaaGGCAgatggcgcgccgccgccgcccgaacagGGCTGGTCGCTGCGCCCGCAGCCCGcgccgcctccgacgccgccgCGCCACAGCCATCACCGTTGCCGATCGGATCTGAGGCGCCTCCACATGATTCGGGGATCCGCACAACCCCAGATCCACGGGAGATAGGTGATGTCCTCCGCCACCGCTGTCGGCCTCCGGGCTTAGACCGGCGACGTCCCCCAACGGCGGCGGAGGGTGGGGAGGAAGGAGTATGCGCCCCGGCGGCTGGGTAGGGAGCCGCCCGAGCCGCCCTAGCGGGGACGACGCGGGGGCTGGGACCTTTGTTGagccagccggctagtctcttattaaaatgggggagaatttcacttccccggcctctgcaccaactagggatgcatacgaccattttagtatgagcaccaagataaacatggtcctcagaattttttaaatgagtatcaagatatttttgatgagtggttccaccacacaccaaacttgatcctcaataaatgggGGGAAACCTCTGTGCATCACCCGTCAATTCTAGAaattgaactcgggtcgttaggctgcacaaccgcatgcccaaccactgaACCAAGGCTTTCTTTGCAATGGTTTTATACAATGACCCCTCGATTTAGGGTCAGTCTTTTTGGCGGCTGAAAAAAATATGCCACCTCTTCTTCAACTTTTTTCATAAGCCGACTCTCTCATTCATTAGAAGCCTCGCCAAATTTACGAAGCGACTTGTTTTTTTAATCTGGATAGAAGCAACTTATTATTTAAGCCGCCCAAAAAAACGGACACTTAGTTGCTTCATGTGCCCCCCTCTCTCTTCTGGATCATTGTCTTGGCAACCCGGCCAAAAGAGAAAGTATCCATTTTGCAGTCAAATCAAAGTACCGACCCATGAACTtgtttgatttttaattttttttgaaagacAGCGGGAGTGAACTTGATTGAATGAACCCTCGCTTGTTGGGATTGCATGTGGAGGAGCAGTACGACAGGCCAACACTTTGGATGAGAACTTGTGTATGTCCACCTATCGTTTGGTACGCTCATTTCCAGACGCGGGACATGTCGACAAGGAAAAAAGAGTTGAATGGCGATTCAGACAAATATAAATATGTGGTCATGTCAAGCAGCAAGGAACCACACAAAAACCCGTGTACAGAAACGTTATCTTCTCGAAGAATTTTGCCACCCAGCTCTCGTCGTAACGCCGCCCGTGAAGCGTCATGACAAACCAAAAAAAAAACCCAAGGGACGGGGACGGCCGAcggcacatgcatgcatgccgtctCGTCTCTGACAACGAAGCGGCGGCGGCAGAGCCCACCCCCGAGACGTCCCGACCCTCTCCTTCTCAACCTCCTGTCCTTTCATAAATACGAGTACCAAGTTAAGCAGACGACGTTCAAATCAGAGCCGCTTCCATCATCTCTCGAGAATGCGCGGCTCGCACCTGCTCCTGCTACTGGTGGCGTTCTCTTCATTCCACGGCCACCTCGCCGCCCGCCATGGCCGGAGGCACGCGCCTGCAGCCGTCCCCGTCGTAGGCTCCGTCCGCTCTGGCGGAGCGGCCACGGATGCTGCTTCCTCAGGTGCGCTATGTACCACGTAGATCATGCTGCAAAGAGTCATCAGCTAGCTTGTGTTGCCGGCCGGCCGGGCGAAAGTACTAACATCTGGACACGATTCTTGTACCGTGTCGTCGATTCCAGGCGGGGCGACAGCCGTCCGGTGCCACGACGGGGCCGTCTGCAGCGAGAAGGGCCTGTTTTTCCCGCCGATTCCGCTCGTGCCGGAGCCGCCGAACATCGGGGGCGTGCCCATCCCGCCGAACCCGATCACGCCAGCGCCGCCGTCGCTCATCCCGCCGGTGTTCCCCGCGCCATCTCCGCCGTCCATCCTGCCGCCGCTCGTCCCGCAGCCGCCGCCAGCTTCGCTCATACCGCCGGTGCTGCCGTTGCCGTTCCTTcacccaccgcctccgccgccaccgccgccgtccatcCTACCGCCGGTGCCCTTCCTCCCGCCGTTGATCCCTGGCGTGCCGCCAGCTTCCTCCTCGAACAACGGACGACCGGTGAAACCATGAGAAAGATGCTGgtcttcctgccctatgagttatCTATATATTGTGAAATCTTGTACCGGAAATACTCCACTTTATGGCTGTGCACTGTGCATGTGTCGTGGTTTTTGGTTTGTGTCCACCGATTATTATTTGGAGATATTATCACGATTCATAGAACATATTTTTTATGTTCAGTTTGTTGTTAGAATTTTAAAGTTACGAATTTATGATTACTTATGTTCTCGTGCAAATACGATCACATGTACGCAGGCGTATCCATCCCTTGCAGGGACGTTACACCATTTTTGCAGGAACAACCCTTACCTTATTTATAATTATGTCTGTATAAATCATTCACACATAATAAATACTGGTAATTAAGTCTGTGGCCCCACTTGACAGTCGGCCTACTCTTTCTACCTGTGTGGGACCCACTTGCCAGTGGATGCGAGAAATATTTGAAGATCTAGAATTAACTGCGCCGCGAGGATTGGAACCAGGAACCTCTTCATTCCTACCCTCACTACCCTCACCAAAAACCTCTTCGCTCTCGTCGCCCGTGCTAACCACCACAATGGACATTTTTTCTGTCTAGAACTATATGTTGTTAATTGTTATATTGTTCAACATGACAAATAAATTCTTTTTTGTGGCTGGGACAACCATAAATTCAACCATATACAAAGACAATGACTATGTTAGCAATAAGCTTGCTATAATATAGAGTTATCTGAATGAATTTAGAGGGTGCGTGGGTTTTTTCATTCCGCACAAGAAAACTTTGGTTGGTTTGAATTCCTATGTCAAAATGGACTTGGATCACTTAAAATTAAAATCCAGTTTTGTACTGCTGCGATAGGTCAGTTTTCTTCACACCTCTAGGTCTAGAGTTCAAATCATGAGGCACAAACATTTTGATCATTTTTGTACCAAATATGTTTTTTGCAAAAATATAACCTACACAAGATTCAAACCTTGGCCAATTGCCAGGTAATTAATGGACTAACCATCAGGATAGAAATGATATATTCATGCACTATATTTTCTTTTATCTAGATTTTTAAATTTAAAATTATTTAAATTAAAAATTTGTTATTTTGTCTGAAAGAATTTTTGACCAAATCGAGGGTGGGCAATTTTATTTGCCATTTCGAAATTAATACTTGTTCATGTGTCTAAGGAGAAGCACATAATTTTATATGTTTTGGCAACGGTGACTACTCGAGGATGAgcggatttttcttcccaaaatttATTCAAATGGattttgaattcaaaaaaattggcACTAAAATATATAAAATTGAAACTAGAAAAGAACAAAGCTTGGGCACGTTCCAACGGTTAGTACTGCACATCCGCTAGGTGACCCCAGCTTGCGAGTTCGAGTCTCTCCCCATTGCACCTTTTTGCGTGTAAATATCTGCTAAAACTGAAGAAGAAAAAATGATGGAGACCATTGATATTGATGTGAAAATATCACCTAAACCCTGCTTTCACTATAAAGTAAAATAAGattttttttttcgagagtacgccaatggcataccatatttttatagaagggagCAAAGACATTTACAAGAAGTGACACCCAAATGCGAACATTCAGGTATCCACACACCCACTCCAACACCAAACATAGAAAAAACTAGGCTATTCTCACGAAACGTTGTAAACCTCCTACACCTCCCGCCGCAAGTTTCCACTCTGCCAACTCATCTAGAATCCACCTCGCTGCCTCCCTAGGTCGCATTTGTTGGTTAACTCTGTTAAAAACCCTTGCGTTCCGTTGCTTCCACAAAGTCCAGATGGTCCCAATAAACAAAGTATCGAAACCCCTCTTCTCCGCCTTCTGGAAGCTGACCCTGATTCTCATTCACCAGTGAAAGGTGGGTTCCCCTGCCTCCCGATCTCCGATGTTGATATGAAGTGTGTCCCAAAGTGTGCACCAGACCTCCTTGGCATACGTACAGCTGGATAGGATGTGATCAGTGTCATCCTGATCCCGCAGGCAGAAAAAGCACGGGGAAGGCTCGTCCTGCAGGCCGTGTCGTGCTATCCGGTCCGAAGTCCAAATCATGTACTGCATGGCCAGCCACGCGAAAATCTTACACTTCAGAGGCGCCCAGCTCCTCCAAATGCCACTAGCCAAAGGTGGTCGTGGCAGGTCAGAGCAAAGGCTACTATAGATCGCCTTCGCCGAATAGGCACCCGTGGTGGAGCAAGACCAAGCAAAACTGTCAGGCACATCCGGGTTCCTAGCCACCGAGGCCACCGCCTGACATAAATGCATGCACTTGAGTTGAGCCATGAAAGAGGCCTCGGGTTGACAGTCCAGAACCCATCTACCATCCGTCAAGCCCTCCTGCACCGTTCTGGACTTAATAGTTCTTGGCTGCACCGTGTCAAGGATCAGGGGTGCGATGTCTATGACCGCCATTCCATTCATCCACCGGTCTTTCCAGAACAAGATCTTCTCGCCTGAACCAACCTCAATCCGCACCAGGCTGTCAAACACTTCTCTC encodes the following:
- the LOC123106908 gene encoding vegetative cell wall protein gp1, with protein sequence MRGSHLLLLLVAFSSFHGHLAARHGRRHAPAAVPVVGSVRSGGAATDAASSGGATAVRCHDGAVCSEKGLFFPPIPLVPEPPNIGGVPIPPNPITPAPPSLIPPVFPAPSPPSILPPLVPQPPPASLIPPVLPLPFLHPPPPPPPPPSILPPVPFLPPLIPGVPPASSSNNGRPVKP